From a single Kitasatospora sp. NBC_00458 genomic region:
- a CDS encoding dihydrofolate reductase family protein, whose translation MRKLTYYVGATLDGFIAAPDGDFDMLLPYLTGDFLPYMLAEFPEALPTPGRAALGVADAPNKRFDTVLMGRGTYGPGVPLGLANPYAHLRQIVFSRSMTESPDPAVEVTAADPLTLVRELKQEDGLGIWLCGGGELAGRLLPEIDELIIKQYPLVTGSGVPLFRAGFAPHAFSLEEARTFDNGAVVLTYARTSG comes from the coding sequence ATGCGCAAGCTCACCTACTACGTCGGCGCCACCCTCGACGGCTTCATCGCCGCCCCGGACGGCGACTTCGACATGCTCCTCCCGTACCTCACCGGCGACTTCCTCCCCTACATGCTCGCCGAGTTCCCGGAGGCCCTGCCCACGCCGGGCCGCGCCGCCCTGGGGGTGGCGGACGCGCCCAACAAGCGCTTCGACACCGTGCTCATGGGCCGCGGCACCTACGGCCCCGGGGTGCCCCTCGGCCTCGCCAACCCCTACGCCCACCTGCGCCAGATCGTCTTCTCCCGCTCCATGACGGAGAGCCCCGACCCCGCGGTCGAGGTCACCGCCGCCGACCCGCTGACCCTGGTCCGCGAGCTCAAGCAGGAGGACGGCCTCGGCATCTGGCTGTGCGGCGGCGGCGAACTGGCCGGGCGGCTCCTCCCCGAGATCGACGAACTGATCATCAAGCAGTACCCGCTCGTGACCGGCTCGGGCGTCCCGCTGTTCCGGGCCGGGTTCGCCCCGCACGCCTTCTCCCTGGAGGAGGCCCGCACCTTCGACAACGGGGCCGTCGTCCTCACTTACGCGAGGACGTCCGGCTGA
- a CDS encoding AAA family ATPase, protein MRRFVLTGTPGAGKTTLLGELARRGFTVVPEAATDVIARRQAGGDPEPWTRADFVDEVVALQRERAAAADGEVQFHDRSPVCTEALRDFLGRPASPGLTAELRRIGEEAVYRREVFFVRNLGFVEPTAARRISFEDALVFERLHERAYRAHGFRLIDVPAAGVAERADLIEAVVSRAAPHP, encoded by the coding sequence ATGCGGCGGTTCGTCCTCACCGGTACACCGGGAGCCGGGAAGACCACTCTGCTGGGCGAGTTGGCGCGGCGCGGCTTCACCGTCGTGCCGGAGGCCGCCACCGACGTGATCGCGCGACGGCAGGCCGGCGGCGATCCGGAACCGTGGACCCGGGCCGACTTCGTCGACGAGGTCGTGGCCCTGCAGCGCGAGCGCGCGGCCGCCGCGGACGGGGAGGTCCAGTTCCACGACCGCTCGCCGGTCTGCACCGAGGCGCTGCGCGACTTCCTCGGACGCCCCGCGTCGCCGGGGCTGACCGCCGAGCTGCGCCGCATCGGCGAAGAGGCCGTCTACCGGCGCGAGGTGTTCTTCGTCCGCAACCTCGGCTTCGTCGAGCCGACCGCCGCCCGGCGGATCTCCTTCGAGGACGCGCTCGTCTTCGAGCGGCTGCACGAGCGTGCCTACCGGGCGCACGGCTTCCGGCTGATCGACGTCCCGGCCGCCGGGGTGGCCGAGCGGGCGGACCTGATCGAGGCGGTCGTCTCCCGCGCCGCGCCCCACCCGTGA
- a CDS encoding AAA family ATPase, with amino-acid sequence MLLWINGPFGVGKTQVSHELRRRLPGSVLCDPEEVGFGLHRMTPKALRGDFQDLPAWRQGVFEVLDLTLDHHPGPVIVPMTVTEPAYLAETLGRLRERGHDVRHFALLAEREEVLRRLRERGFGHAVQLVAGVDAPLRGESFAVSRLDHCLDRLGGAEFGEHVRTDHLTVPEVAEHVAASAGLAIAPDTDGPLRGRLRRALVGVRHIRFI; translated from the coding sequence ATGCTCTTGTGGATCAACGGGCCCTTCGGCGTCGGCAAGACCCAGGTCTCGCACGAACTGCGGCGGCGGCTGCCCGGCAGCGTGCTGTGCGACCCCGAGGAGGTCGGCTTCGGGCTGCACCGGATGACCCCGAAGGCGCTGCGCGGCGACTTCCAGGACCTGCCCGCCTGGCGCCAGGGCGTCTTCGAGGTCCTGGATCTGACGCTCGATCACCACCCGGGTCCGGTGATCGTGCCGATGACGGTCACCGAGCCCGCCTACCTCGCCGAGACCCTCGGCCGCCTGCGCGAACGCGGCCACGACGTACGGCACTTCGCCCTGCTGGCGGAGCGCGAGGAGGTGCTGCGACGCCTGCGCGAGCGCGGGTTCGGCCACGCCGTGCAGCTGGTCGCCGGGGTGGACGCGCCGCTGCGCGGGGAGAGCTTCGCGGTGTCGCGGCTCGACCACTGCCTCGACCGCCTCGGCGGCGCCGAATTCGGCGAACACGTGCGGACCGACCACCTCACCGTGCCCGAGGTCGCCGAACACGTGGCGGCCTCGGCCGGGTTGGCGATCGCACCGGACACCGACGGCCCGCTGCGCGGGCGCCTCCGGCGGGCGCTGGTGGGGGTCAGGCACATCCGGTTCATCTGA
- a CDS encoding MFS transporter produces MTDTGVHGTRTDGVGPRARPPGLWRQRDFAALWSAHTVSQFGTQITFFVLPVLALTTVGATPGQLGLVAAAETLPFLLVGLPAGALLDQWDRRRVMVVADLGRAAAICVLPLGYALDLLSVPLLCAVGFVTGLFTVFFDIADQAFLPEVVGRGRTADGNSRLEFSRSAAELTGPGLSGLLLQLVAAPLILLADAVSYLVSALLLGVIRTPGRAGGPERAEPGRGEPARPAAEGRMRTRIAAGLRFVFRRRILRSLALATAVSNLVGLSGALSALLPAFALRDLALSPGRLGLALTVGNVFALLGALSTARLIRVVGLGRVLVAAKCLPGLGVLLLATATPGRAVPTLAAAAGITAFGITAYNIAQVSLRQAITPAAMQARMNASVRFVIWGTLPLGAAAGGLLGSAVGLRPALWAVAVVALSSCVPLLLTREVRALRDFPAEPAD; encoded by the coding sequence ATGACGGACACCGGCGTTCACGGAACACGCACCGACGGGGTCGGCCCGCGGGCCCGTCCGCCCGGGCTCTGGCGGCAGCGGGACTTCGCGGCGCTCTGGTCGGCCCACACCGTCAGCCAGTTCGGCACCCAGATCACCTTCTTCGTCCTCCCCGTCCTCGCGCTCACCACCGTCGGCGCGACTCCGGGCCAGCTCGGACTGGTCGCCGCGGCCGAGACCCTGCCCTTCCTGCTGGTCGGCCTGCCGGCCGGTGCGCTGCTCGACCAGTGGGACCGGCGCCGGGTGATGGTCGTGGCCGACCTCGGCCGGGCGGCCGCGATCTGCGTCCTGCCGCTCGGCTACGCCCTCGACCTGCTGAGCGTGCCGCTGCTCTGCGCGGTCGGGTTCGTCACCGGACTGTTCACGGTCTTCTTCGACATCGCCGACCAGGCGTTCCTGCCCGAAGTCGTCGGGCGCGGCCGGACGGCGGACGGCAACAGCCGGCTGGAGTTCTCCCGCTCGGCCGCCGAACTGACCGGTCCCGGGCTCTCCGGGCTGCTGCTCCAGCTGGTGGCCGCACCGCTGATCCTGCTCGCGGACGCGGTGAGCTACCTCGTCTCGGCGCTCCTCCTCGGCGTGATCCGGACGCCGGGGCGGGCCGGTGGGCCGGAGCGGGCGGAGCCGGGCCGGGGGGAACCCGCGCGGCCCGCGGCCGAGGGGAGGATGCGTACCCGGATCGCCGCCGGCCTGCGCTTCGTCTTCCGCCGGCGGATCCTGCGCTCGCTCGCCCTCGCCACGGCCGTCTCCAACCTGGTGGGCCTGAGTGGTGCGCTGAGTGCCCTGCTGCCCGCGTTCGCCCTGCGTGACCTGGCCCTGTCGCCGGGCCGGCTCGGCCTTGCACTGACCGTCGGCAACGTGTTCGCGCTGCTCGGCGCCCTGTCCACGGCCCGGCTGATCCGGGTGGTCGGGCTCGGCCGGGTGCTGGTGGCGGCCAAGTGCCTGCCCGGCCTGGGCGTACTGCTGCTCGCCACCGCCACCCCCGGCCGTGCCGTCCCCACGCTGGCGGCGGCCGCCGGGATCACGGCCTTCGGCATCACCGCCTACAACATCGCCCAGGTCAGCCTGCGGCAGGCGATCACGCCGGCCGCGATGCAGGCCCGGATGAACGCGTCGGTCCGCTTCGTCATCTGGGGCACGCTCCCGCTCGGCGCGGCCGCCGGCGGTCTGCTGGGCTCTGCGGTGGGCCTGCGTCCGGCCCTCTGGGCGGTGGCCGTGGTCGCGCTGTCCTCCTGCGTGCCGCTGCTGCTGACCCGTGAGGTCCGGGCGCTGCGGGACTTCCCCGCGGAGCCGGCCGACTGA
- a CDS encoding EF-hand domain-containing protein has protein sequence MSEELLIAKINHGFDHLDADGDGLLTEHDHVLMGHAVARSLGHAEGSVKEERIVGAYLAIWRDLHLAHLPPGATSITREQFIASTRTVADDPAAARAVFGTLAEAFMAIADVDGSGTVDAGEFFVFQRGHFSALSRDDSDEAFRRLDLDGDGRLSAAEFVSGIVEFWTSRDPGAPGNWWAGKPTLLY, from the coding sequence GTGTCGGAGGAACTGCTGATCGCCAAGATCAACCACGGCTTCGACCATCTGGACGCCGACGGGGACGGCCTGCTCACCGAGCACGACCACGTCCTGATGGGACACGCGGTGGCCCGGTCGCTCGGCCACGCCGAGGGGTCGGTGAAGGAGGAGCGGATCGTCGGCGCCTACCTGGCCATCTGGCGGGACCTGCACCTCGCCCACCTGCCGCCCGGCGCCACCTCGATCACCCGCGAGCAGTTCATCGCCTCCACCCGGACGGTCGCCGACGACCCGGCCGCCGCGCGGGCCGTCTTCGGCACCCTGGCCGAGGCGTTCATGGCCATCGCCGATGTGGACGGCAGCGGAACCGTCGACGCGGGCGAGTTCTTCGTCTTCCAGCGCGGCCACTTCTCCGCCCTCTCCCGCGACGACTCGGACGAGGCGTTCCGACGGCTCGACCTGGACGGCGACGGACGGCTCTCCGCCGCCGAATTCGTCTCCGGCATCGTCGAGTTCTGGACCAGCCGCGACCCCGGGGCCCCCGGCAACTGGTGGGCCGGCAAACCGACCCTGCTGTACTGA
- a CDS encoding ABC transporter ATP-binding protein: MTEPATTPAAAPVPGPAPTPAPAPAPVGGSAGAAAGEPVLSVRELSVTFADPRGGSPVTAVHGLSFDLARGEVLGLVGESGSGKSATGLAVLGLHDPRTTTVTGSIRLGGQELVGASESVLREVRGGRVALVFQDALTSLSPFHGVGAQLAEMYRLHHPGAGRSEAGRRAADMLDRVGIPAARVRDYPHQFSGGMRQRVMIAMALMNDPDVLIADEPTTALDARVQRQVLDLLGELQREHGTAVLLVSHDLGVVAGTTDRTLVLRGGEQVETAPTASLLASPRQPYTRALVGAALTLETVPGTPLPTVDDPSPSYSFAARGASRDGDGGDGRSGGAAPDRAAASRPAPWLVEVEDLAVHFPGRRRFPGRRPEPVRAVEGVSLRIAPGESLGLVGESGSGKSTTSRVLAGLQTVTGGTVRYDGVDATAPDRTLRRRLSKEIQLVFQDPYASLNPRRTIARTLDTPLRLHTALTAAERRDRSAELLEQVGLTAAHLDRYPHEFSGGQRQRIGIARALAPEPRLIIADEPVSALDVSVQAQVLNLLMELRERLGVAFLFVSHDLAVVRHFCDRVAVMHRGRLVESTGRDQLFSAPHTEYTRELLAAAH, from the coding sequence ATGACCGAGCCCGCCACGACTCCGGCCGCCGCGCCCGTCCCCGGTCCCGCGCCCACCCCCGCACCCGCACCCGCACCCGTCGGGGGGAGCGCCGGGGCTGCCGCCGGCGAGCCCGTGCTCAGCGTCCGCGAGCTGTCCGTCACCTTCGCCGACCCGCGCGGCGGCTCCCCCGTGACCGCCGTCCACGGCCTCTCCTTCGACCTCGCCCGGGGTGAAGTCCTCGGCCTGGTAGGCGAGTCCGGCTCCGGAAAGTCCGCGACCGGGCTCGCCGTGCTCGGCCTGCACGACCCGCGCACCACCACCGTCACCGGCTCGATCCGGCTGGGCGGACAGGAGCTGGTGGGCGCCTCGGAGTCGGTGCTGCGCGAGGTGCGCGGCGGCCGGGTGGCGCTGGTCTTCCAGGACGCGCTCACCTCGCTCAGCCCGTTCCACGGCGTCGGCGCGCAGCTCGCCGAGATGTACCGGCTGCACCACCCCGGCGCCGGGCGCTCCGAGGCCGGGCGGCGGGCGGCCGACATGCTGGACCGGGTCGGCATCCCGGCCGCCCGGGTCCGCGACTACCCGCACCAGTTCTCCGGCGGCATGCGGCAGCGCGTGATGATCGCGATGGCGCTGATGAACGACCCCGACGTGCTGATCGCCGACGAGCCGACCACCGCGCTCGACGCCCGCGTCCAGCGCCAGGTGCTCGACCTGCTGGGCGAGTTGCAGCGCGAACACGGCACCGCCGTGCTGCTGGTCAGCCACGACCTCGGCGTGGTCGCCGGCACGACGGACCGGACGCTGGTGCTGCGCGGCGGTGAGCAGGTCGAGACGGCGCCGACCGCCTCGCTGCTCGCCTCGCCCCGGCAGCCGTACACCCGGGCCCTGGTGGGCGCGGCGCTCACCCTGGAGACGGTGCCCGGCACGCCGCTGCCGACGGTCGACGACCCGTCGCCCTCGTACTCCTTCGCCGCGCGGGGTGCCTCGCGGGACGGTGACGGCGGTGACGGCCGTAGCGGCGGCGCCGCCCCCGACCGGGCCGCCGCCTCCCGGCCGGCCCCGTGGCTGGTGGAGGTCGAGGACCTCGCCGTGCACTTCCCCGGCCGTCGCCGCTTCCCCGGCCGGCGCCCCGAACCGGTCCGGGCCGTCGAGGGCGTCAGCCTGCGCATCGCCCCCGGCGAGTCCCTCGGCCTGGTGGGCGAGTCCGGCTCCGGCAAGTCCACCACCTCCCGCGTCCTGGCCGGCCTCCAGACCGTCACCGGCGGGACCGTCCGGTACGACGGCGTGGACGCCACCGCCCCCGACCGGACGCTCCGGCGGCGGCTCAGCAAGGAGATCCAGCTGGTCTTCCAGGACCCGTACGCCTCGCTCAACCCCCGCCGCACGATCGCCCGGACGCTGGACACCCCGCTGCGCCTGCACACCGCGCTGACCGCCGCGGAACGCCGTGACCGGTCCGCCGAACTGCTGGAGCAGGTCGGCCTGACGGCCGCGCACCTGGACCGCTACCCGCACGAGTTCTCCGGGGGCCAGCGGCAGCGGATCGGCATCGCCCGCGCACTCGCCCCCGAGCCCCGGCTGATCATCGCCGACGAGCCGGTCTCCGCACTGGACGTCTCGGTCCAGGCCCAGGTGCTCAACCTGCTGATGGAGCTGCGCGAACGGCTCGGCGTCGCCTTCCTGTTCGTCTCCCACGACCTCGCGGTGGTGCGGCACTTCTGCGACCGGGTGGCCGTGATGCACCGGGGCCGGCTGGTCGAGTCCACCGGACGGGACCAGCTGTTCAGCGCGCCGCACACCGAGTACACCCGGGAGCTGCTGGCCGCCGCGCACTGA
- a CDS encoding ABC transporter permease, giving the protein MLSFALRRILQAIAVLAAVSAAAFALFYAAPADPARAACGPRCDTGQVAAVRSSMGLDQPLLAQYTDYLTGVVAGRDIKDVDGSVIHCDAPCLGYSYRLHQPVTDALVDHLPVTVSLAAGALAFLLLFGLGTGFVAALRHGTRTDKLLSGFTLVGASVQIYFLGYVAQWGLVYTTGLLPLPSYTPPATDPAAWAGGMLLPWLVLGFVNSAVFARLSRSQLLETMNEEYVRTARGKGLGLLRTHLKYTSRGAAGPLVQLLGLEAGALLGGAVITETVFGLNGIGRFATEAVEGQDLPAVVGAVLLAACFVVLFVALADLVVAWLDPRIRLS; this is encoded by the coding sequence ATGCTCTCCTTCGCCCTGCGGCGGATCCTCCAGGCGATCGCCGTCCTGGCCGCGGTCTCCGCCGCCGCCTTCGCCCTCTTCTACGCCGCCCCCGCCGACCCGGCCCGCGCCGCCTGCGGCCCGCGCTGCGACACCGGCCAGGTCGCGGCGGTCCGTTCGAGCATGGGACTGGACCAGCCGCTGCTCGCCCAGTACACCGACTACCTGACCGGGGTCGTCGCCGGGCGGGACATCAAGGACGTCGACGGCTCGGTCATCCACTGCGACGCGCCCTGCCTCGGCTACTCCTACCGGCTCCACCAGCCGGTCACCGACGCGCTGGTCGACCACCTGCCGGTCACCGTCTCGCTGGCCGCCGGCGCGCTCGCCTTCCTGCTGCTGTTCGGGCTCGGCACCGGCTTCGTCGCCGCGCTGCGCCACGGCACCCGGACCGACAAGCTGCTCTCCGGCTTCACCCTGGTCGGCGCCAGCGTGCAGATCTACTTCCTCGGGTACGTCGCGCAGTGGGGGCTCGTCTACACCACCGGACTGCTGCCGCTGCCCTCCTACACCCCGCCGGCCACCGACCCGGCCGCCTGGGCGGGCGGGATGCTGCTCCCCTGGCTGGTCCTCGGCTTCGTCAACTCGGCCGTCTTCGCCCGGCTCTCGCGCTCCCAGCTGCTGGAGACGATGAACGAGGAGTACGTCCGGACGGCGCGCGGCAAGGGCCTCGGCCTGCTCCGCACCCACCTCAAGTACACCTCCCGCGGCGCCGCCGGACCGCTGGTGCAGCTGCTCGGCCTGGAGGCGGGCGCCCTGCTCGGCGGCGCGGTGATCACCGAGACGGTGTTCGGCCTGAACGGCATCGGCCGGTTCGCCACCGAGGCCGTCGAGGGGCAGGACCTGCCGGCCGTGGTCGGCGCGGTGCTGCTGGCCGCCTGCTTCGTCGTGCTGTTCGTCGCGCTGGCCGACCTCGTGGTCGCCTGGCTCGACCCGCGCATCCGCCTCAGCTGA
- a CDS encoding ABC transporter substrate-binding protein codes for MRWIRPSLAVVATALLATSCSAGAGSTTGTGGTAAAKDASPLTAALGTEKESAGPAPAVPGARAGGTVNVYNATDFRHLDPQKVYAGAAYNTSLLWGRQLTQYQVVDGKAKLVGDLATDTGTPADGGRTWTYKLKEGVAWEDGQPITSQQVKYGIQRSFGKGYEVGPPYWPQWLTGEASYDDARKKYGGPQDGDLAAIETPDDRTLVLHFPQPQADVPYMAAQSSSSPVRKDKDTGTDYDRLPYSSGPYRIVEHVQNTRLVLERNPHWKPETDPIRNQYPEKFVFTFGKEALNINQEILSGRDGGADATTVATQLSPELYQTVDTDPKAKELVVSGRQGAFVTQLMINNERVADLEVRRALNLAYPRQQARQVQGGTRAGELATTLSSPALVDWQKYDLDPAKPEGDPEAAKAALAKAKQAPAPLTYAYANTPNGQRIAQVLVDGFAKAGITIVPKPIDPKALLDETHRADSPYDLWEETSSVDWPTPSTLIPFSFDGRANSDLNSARYRNAEVDKEIDRINQIGDPRQKAKELYALEQTVMKELPVLPFAYPNMNQLRGANVGGAFIHPIYGSVSLAWVYLKS; via the coding sequence ATGCGCTGGATCAGACCGTCCCTCGCCGTCGTCGCGACCGCCCTGCTGGCGACCTCCTGCTCGGCCGGCGCGGGCAGCACCACCGGCACCGGCGGCACCGCCGCGGCCAAGGACGCCTCGCCGCTGACCGCCGCGCTCGGCACCGAGAAGGAGAGCGCCGGCCCGGCCCCCGCCGTCCCCGGCGCCCGCGCGGGCGGCACGGTGAACGTCTACAACGCGACCGACTTCCGCCACCTCGACCCGCAGAAGGTGTACGCCGGCGCCGCCTACAACACCTCGCTGCTCTGGGGCCGCCAGCTCACCCAGTACCAGGTGGTGGACGGCAAGGCGAAGCTGGTCGGCGACCTCGCCACCGACACCGGCACCCCCGCCGACGGCGGCCGCACCTGGACGTACAAGCTGAAGGAGGGGGTGGCCTGGGAGGACGGCCAGCCGATCACCTCCCAGCAGGTCAAGTACGGCATCCAGCGCAGCTTCGGCAAGGGCTACGAGGTCGGCCCGCCGTACTGGCCGCAGTGGCTCACCGGCGAGGCCAGCTACGACGACGCCCGCAAGAAGTACGGCGGCCCGCAGGACGGCGACCTCGCCGCGATCGAGACGCCGGACGACCGCACCCTCGTCCTCCACTTCCCGCAGCCGCAGGCCGACGTGCCGTACATGGCCGCGCAGTCCTCCTCCTCGCCGGTGCGCAAGGACAAGGACACCGGGACGGACTACGACCGGCTGCCGTACTCCAGCGGCCCGTACCGGATCGTCGAGCACGTCCAGAACACCCGGCTGGTGCTGGAGCGCAACCCGCACTGGAAGCCGGAGACCGACCCGATCCGCAACCAGTACCCGGAGAAGTTCGTCTTCACCTTCGGCAAGGAAGCGCTCAACATCAACCAGGAGATCCTCTCCGGGCGCGACGGCGGAGCGGACGCCACCACGGTCGCCACCCAGCTCTCCCCCGAGCTGTACCAGACCGTGGACACCGACCCCAAGGCCAAGGAACTGGTCGTCTCCGGCCGGCAGGGCGCCTTCGTCACCCAGCTCATGATCAACAACGAGCGGGTGGCCGACCTGGAGGTCCGCAGGGCGCTCAACCTCGCCTACCCGCGCCAGCAGGCGCGCCAGGTGCAGGGCGGCACCCGGGCCGGCGAACTCGCCACCACCCTCAGCTCGCCTGCGCTCGTCGACTGGCAGAAGTACGACCTCGACCCGGCCAAGCCGGAGGGCGACCCGGAGGCGGCCAAGGCCGCCCTCGCCAAGGCCAAGCAGGCACCCGCCCCGCTCACCTACGCGTACGCCAACACGCCCAACGGGCAGCGGATCGCCCAGGTCCTCGTCGACGGCTTCGCCAAGGCCGGCATCACCATCGTGCCCAAGCCGATCGACCCCAAGGCCCTGCTGGACGAGACGCACCGCGCCGACTCCCCCTACGACCTGTGGGAGGAGACCAGCTCGGTCGACTGGCCGACGCCCTCCACGCTGATCCCGTTCTCCTTCGACGGCCGCGCCAACAGCGACCTCAACTCCGCCCGGTACCGCAACGCCGAGGTCGACAAGGAGATCGACCGGATCAACCAGATCGGCGACCCGCGCCAGAAGGCCAAGGAGCTGTACGCGCTGGAGCAGACCGTGATGAAGGAGCTGCCGGTGCTGCCGTTCGCCTACCCGAACATGAACCAGCTGCGCGGCGCCAACGTCGGCGGGGCGTTCATCCACCCGATCTACGGCTCGGTCAGCCTGGCCTGGGTCTACCTGAAGTCCTGA
- a CDS encoding ABC transporter permease: protein MAVVEPVAAPDAEPGPRTPAPGPAREPAPAASPAPAPKSLLRRVCRDRTGAVALAVVVLFLLLALAAPLIAALYGKNPTEHYGQNAPGLLSDGGLPIAPNGGISGEFWFGLEPGLGRDVLTQLLYGIRTSLLIAFVSAAVTTALGVLAGVAVGYLGGLTDRLFGFLSNVLLAFPTLLLLLALSPVIQSRLVDPGTAEPDWMQFLVLILVFSAFGWIPLALSLRAAVRSLRERDFVQSARAMGASGFHIVFRELLPNVRAQLLVHATMAVPTFVASEAVLSFLGVGISEPIPDWGRMISRGSEVFQADPTYMFFPGVALLLFVLAFNLLGDAVRDALDPRAAR, encoded by the coding sequence ATGGCAGTGGTCGAACCAGTCGCAGCGCCGGACGCGGAGCCGGGCCCACGGACGCCCGCCCCGGGCCCCGCCCGGGAGCCCGCCCCGGCGGCCTCCCCGGCACCCGCCCCGAAGAGCCTGCTGCGGCGCGTCTGCCGCGACCGCACCGGAGCCGTCGCCCTCGCCGTCGTCGTCCTCTTCCTGCTGCTCGCCCTCGCGGCCCCGCTGATCGCCGCGCTGTACGGCAAGAACCCCACCGAGCACTACGGCCAGAACGCTCCCGGCCTGCTCAGCGACGGTGGCCTGCCGATCGCGCCGAACGGCGGCATCTCCGGCGAGTTCTGGTTCGGCCTCGAACCCGGGCTCGGTCGCGACGTCCTCACCCAGCTGCTGTACGGCATCCGCACCTCGCTGCTGATCGCCTTCGTCTCGGCCGCCGTGACCACCGCCCTCGGGGTGCTGGCCGGAGTGGCGGTGGGCTACCTCGGCGGCCTCACCGACCGGCTCTTCGGCTTCCTCTCGAACGTCCTGCTGGCGTTCCCGACGCTGCTCCTGCTGCTCGCGCTCAGCCCGGTGATCCAGTCCCGGCTGGTCGATCCCGGCACCGCGGAACCCGACTGGATGCAGTTCCTGGTCCTCATCCTGGTGTTCTCCGCGTTCGGCTGGATTCCGCTCGCGCTTTCCCTGCGGGCCGCCGTCCGGTCGCTCCGGGAAAGGGATTTCGTCCAGTCCGCACGGGCCATGGGCGCGAGCGGATTCCACATCGTGTTCCGCGAACTCCTGCCGAACGTCCGGGCGCAACTGCTGGTGCACGCCACCATGGCGGTGCCGACGTTCGTCGCCTCCGAGGCGGTGCTGTCCTTCCTCGGCGTCGGCATCAGCGAACCGATCCCGGACTGGGGCCGGATGATCTCCCGCGGTTCGGAGGTCTTCCAGGCCGACCCGACGTACATGTTCTTCCCCGGCGTCGCGCTGCTGCTCTTCGTCCTCGCCTTCAACCTGCTCGGCGACGCCGTCCGGGACGCGCTGGACCCGCGCGCCGCCCGCTGA
- a CDS encoding glycine hydroxymethyltransferase — MAQQPHTAASPGANTAFRSALDAVREVEPRIAAAIGREIEDQRASLKLIASENYASPAVLLAMGNWLSDKYAEGTVGRRFYAGCRNVDDVEAIAAEHARALFGADHAYVQPHSGIDANLTAFWAVLSQRVESPALERARVRNVNDLTDEDWARLRQELGNQRMLGMSLDTGGHLTHGFRPNISGKMFDQRSYGTDPVTGLIDYDALRATAREFRPLILVAGYSAYPRRVDFRRMREIADEVGATLMVDMAHFAGLVAGKVLTGDFDPVPHAHIVTTTTHKSLRGPRGGMVLSTAELAEHVDRGCPLVLGGPLSHVMAAKAVAFAEARRPEFRAYAQQVVDNAQALAEGLLRRGGTLVTGGTDNHLVLADVSGHGLTGRQAEAALLDSGIVTNRNSVPQDPNGAWYTSGVRIGTPALTTRGLGVAEMDEIAALIDTVLRATTPATTAAGAPSKAQYVLDPAVADGVAKRAADLLGGFPLYPGVDLA, encoded by the coding sequence ATGGCCCAGCAGCCCCACACGGCCGCCAGCCCCGGTGCCAACACCGCGTTCCGCTCCGCCCTCGACGCCGTCCGCGAGGTCGAGCCGCGGATCGCCGCCGCCATCGGCCGCGAGATCGAGGACCAGCGCGCCTCCCTCAAGCTCATCGCCAGCGAGAACTACGCCTCCCCGGCCGTCCTGCTCGCCATGGGCAACTGGCTCAGCGACAAGTACGCCGAGGGCACCGTCGGCCGCCGCTTCTACGCGGGCTGCCGCAACGTCGACGACGTCGAGGCCATCGCCGCCGAGCACGCCCGGGCCCTGTTCGGTGCCGACCACGCCTACGTCCAGCCGCACTCCGGCATCGACGCCAACCTGACCGCCTTCTGGGCCGTCCTCTCCCAGCGGGTCGAGAGCCCCGCGCTCGAACGCGCCCGGGTCCGCAACGTCAACGACCTCACCGACGAGGACTGGGCCCGGCTGCGGCAGGAACTCGGCAACCAGCGGATGCTCGGCATGTCCCTGGACACCGGCGGCCACCTCACCCACGGCTTCCGCCCCAACATCTCGGGCAAGATGTTCGACCAGCGCAGCTACGGCACCGACCCGGTCACCGGCCTGATCGACTACGACGCGCTGCGCGCCACCGCCCGCGAGTTCCGCCCGCTGATCCTGGTGGCCGGCTACTCCGCCTACCCGCGCCGGGTCGACTTCCGCAGGATGCGCGAGATCGCGGACGAGGTCGGCGCGACGCTGATGGTCGACATGGCGCACTTCGCCGGCCTGGTCGCGGGCAAGGTGCTCACCGGCGACTTCGACCCCGTCCCGCACGCCCACATCGTCACCACCACCACCCACAAGTCGCTGCGCGGCCCGCGCGGCGGCATGGTGCTCTCCACCGCCGAACTGGCCGAGCACGTCGACCGCGGCTGCCCGCTGGTCCTCGGCGGCCCGCTCTCCCACGTCATGGCCGCCAAGGCGGTCGCCTTCGCCGAGGCCCGCCGTCCGGAGTTCCGGGCCTACGCCCAGCAGGTCGTCGACAACGCGCAGGCGCTCGCCGAGGGCCTGCTGCGCCGCGGCGGCACGCTGGTGACCGGCGGCACCGACAACCACCTCGTCCTCGCCGACGTCTCCGGCCACGGCCTGACGGGCCGGCAGGCCGAGGCGGCGCTCCTCGACTCCGGCATCGTCACCAACCGCAACTCCGTCCCGCAGGACCCGAACGGCGCCTGGTACACCTCCGGCGTCCGGATCGGCACCCCCGCGCTCACCACCCGCGGCCTGGGCGTCGCGGAGATGGACGAGATCGCCGCACTGATCGACACGGTGCTGCGCGCCACCACGCCCGCCACCACCGCCGCCGGCGCCCCCTCCAAGGCGCAGTACGTCCTCGACCCCGCGGTCGCCGACGGCGTCGCCAAGCGCGCCGCCGACCTCCTCGGCGGCTTCCCGCTCTACCCGGGCGTCGACCTGGCGTAG